TACATGCTCCGCTGGGGCTTCCCGCCCCGGAAGATCTACCGTCTGGCGCTGTATGCCCTGGGGAAGACCTACACCCCGGATGTGATCCTGAAGTGGCTGAAGACCTTCTACCGCCGCTTCTTCTCTCAGCAGTTCAAGCGCAGCTGTCTGCCGGACGGCCCCAAGGTAGGTTCTGCGGCACTCTCCCCCCGCGGCGACTGGCGGATGCCGAGCGATGCTTCCGCGGCACTGTGGCAGGCAGAACTGGAGACACTGGAGTAAACGGAAGAGAGGAGCCAGTTGCCGAACATGGGGGGCCCAAAAAAATCAAAGATTTTTTGGGGAAAGAAGGAGCAAGGGAGCGTCCGGAGCTTTTGCCGTGGGCAGAATCGGAGGGGAGCGGACTTTGCGACGACGCGGCGGATGCCGAGCGATGCTTCCGCGGCACTGTGGCAGGCAGAACTGGAGACACTGGAGTCAGTGCATTTTTAACAGTATGTGGAAAGCGGACCAGGGCGACGGCTATACAGCCGGCGCTCTGGTCTTTCTATGCGTATACAGATAAACACGGACAGGCAGCATGAACTTTCGCAGTTCTTGACAGATTCTCCCCCCTCCCATTAAAATAGAAGAAAAATTGTTTGAAAACGGAAAGGAAGCACACGATGGAAGAATCTCTAGAACATATCCGGGAGAGCGCGGAGACACGAATGAGGAAGAATGCCTTCATGCTCCATAATTATATCGAGCTGGAACGCGTGGAAAAAGACCGGGCGGTCTTCAAGCTGGACATCCGCCCGGAGAGCTGCAACCCCTATGGGCTGATTCATGGCGGCGCCATCTACACCCTGGCGGACAACGCCACCGGCGCGGCGGCCCACAGCGACGGGCGGTATTACGTCACACAGACCAGCGCGCTCCACTTCCTGCGCAACCAGGCCACAGGGACGGTGCGGGCCTCTGCTTGGGTCCGGCACCGTGGAAAGTCCACGGTGCTCACCGCTGTGGACATCACCGGAGAGGGCGGCAGGCTGCTGGCCACGGGGGAGTTCACCTTCTTCTGTGTAGACAAGGCGCTGATGGACCAGAAGGCGGCCGCTGAGCAGAAATAAGAGAGATGCGGGAGAGGGCGAACCCCTCTCCCCTTTTTCCCAAACACTGTGGAAAACCGGGCTGTCATATCTCCGCCCGCCGCCGCATAAGGTTGTCCCAGAGGTGAGGCGATATGAAGAGGCCGGTTTTTCCAGGCCCGTTCAGAAGAGGGCTCCGGCGGCTGGGCGCAGCCGGGCTGGCGGCCGGGACCCTTTGGGCGGTTGTGGTCACCGCCGGAAGCGACAGCGCGTCTGCAGCCTGGGCGGCCCTGCGGGCGGCGTCTCCGCTGGCGGCGCTGAAATGGGAGCTGGGGGACCTGTGGGCGAACGATGACCTCTCCCCCGCCGCGGTGATGACGTTGGGAGAGTCTCCCCTGCTGTTGTCCGCCCGGGCGGCTGTGGCGGAGCTGTGGTCCACCGAGCGGACGGAGGAATCCGGTGCGGACGGCCGGGAGGAGACTGTCACGGAGCCGGTGGAGGAGACGCCGCTGGAGACCACGGGAGAGACGGACAACGGCGTTCCGGCCAGAACACTGGTGCCTACGGACCCCAGCGGCTATACGGTCTGCGGCCGGTCCTACATCTCCAACAGCACGGACCACGCCCTCACCGTCACGGAGCTGTCGGAGCCCTTTGACGCCCGGCTCGCCGATGGGGAGCCTCAGATTCTGATCCTCCACACCCACGGCAGCGAGGCCTACACCCCACCCCCGGGCACGGACATCGTCTGGTCCGGCAACTACCGCACTACGGACTCCCGCTACAACGTGGTGGGGGTGGGAGACGAGATGGCGGAGGTGTTTACCGCCGCCGGGATCTCCGTCCTCCATGACCGGACACTGTACGACTACTCGTCGTACAACGACGCCTATAACAACGCCCTGGCGGCCATTGAGACCTATCTGGCGGAATACCCCTCCATCCGCTTCATCCTGGATGTCCACCGGGACGCCATCGGCGACGCGGAGGGCAATCAGTACAAGGTGATCTCGGAGATCGACGGGGTGGGCACCTCCGCCCAGATGACTCTGGTGATGGGCAGCGACGGCAGCGGCCTGGCTCATGAGCACTGGATGGAGAATCTGAAACTGGCGGTGGCCCTTCAGGACAATATCTTGCAAAGCTATCCCACCCTGATGCGGCCGATCCTGCTGCGGAATTCCCGCTATAACCAGCACGCCACCACCGGCTCCTTGCTGGTAGAGGTAGGGGCCGCCGGCAACTCTCCGGAGGAGGCCGCCCTGGCGGGCCGCCTGTTCGCCCAGCAGATGGCGGACTATCTCATTGATCTGGGCAAGTGACAGAGGCGGTCCTGCGGAGAGCAGGCCATCCGGCCCCGGTCCGACGGCAAAAGCCCCGTCCGAACGGACGGGGCTTTTTGCTTTGAAGGCTCAGGGCTCCTCCGCCAGGGGGAAGGACACCACAGCGGTGAACAAGTCCGCCAGCGTCTCCACGTGGAAATCTCCGCCGCAGGCCTCGGTAAAGGAGCTGGCGATGGAAAGGCCCAAGCCGCTGCCGCCATCGGTACGGCTGGCGTCGCCCCGGACGAACCGGGCCGTCAGGTCCACGCCTGTGGGCAGCTCCTCCCGGGAGGTGTTGCGCAGGCTGGCCTCCGCCCTGCCCACCTCGGTCTTTAAGGAGAGGTAGACCCGGCTTCCCGCCAGGGCATATTTCAGGGCGTTGTCGATGAGGTTCTGGAACACCCGGTACAGCCGCCGGCCGTCAGCCGTGATCATCACCGGTATCTCCGGCAGCTCCATCCGGAAGGTCAGCCCGCTTTGGGAGATAGGCCCCTCCAGGTCCGCCAGGGTCTGCCGCAGGAGCTTGGCAAAATCCAGCCGCTCCAAGTGGACCGGCAGCTGGCCGGAGGCGGCCTTGCTGACCTCGAACACATCCTGGACCATCACTGCCAGCCGTCGGGCCTTCTCGTCGATGATCCGGGCGTAGTCCGCTGCGGCCCCCTCCAGGGGCTCCTGCCGCAGCAGTTCCGCATAGGAGAGCACAGAGGTCAGGGGCGTTTTCAGGTCGTGGGACACGTTGGAGATCAGCTCTACCTTCATCCGTTCGCTGCGGGTCTGCTCTGCCAGGGCCCGGTGCAGGCCCGCCTGGATGTCGTTCAGCTGCTCCGCGGTCTGATGCAGGTCTGCGTCCGCCGGCAGGTCCAGGGGCGTTTCCAGATCCCCGTCCCGGATGGCCGTCACTTGGTCCGCCAGCAGGCCGATATCCCGGACCAGGGTCCAGTCCCGCCGGATCCAGAAGATTTCCAGGACCCCTATCAGCGCAAAGGCGGGAACAAAAACGCAGATCACAGTCAGAGAAGAGTTCCAAAGCATTTCATACACAGGGACACAGCAGAGAACAGCTGTAAGCATAATGGCCCATAGTGCAAGGTTCCGCACCAGAGACCGCCGCCGGAGCCGCTTCTGCACCGGCAGCTTCAAGTCTCTTGCCAAGAATGCGTTTTTCAGCCCCCTCAACAGACTCCGCCGCTGCTCCCTT
This DNA window, taken from Dysosmobacter welbionis, encodes the following:
- a CDS encoding PaaI family thioesterase; this encodes MEESLEHIRESAETRMRKNAFMLHNYIELERVEKDRAVFKLDIRPESCNPYGLIHGGAIYTLADNATGAAAHSDGRYYVTQTSALHFLRNQATGTVRASAWVRHRGKSTVLTAVDITGEGGRLLATGEFTFFCVDKALMDQKAAAEQK
- the spoIIP gene encoding stage II sporulation protein P produces the protein MKRPVFPGPFRRGLRRLGAAGLAAGTLWAVVVTAGSDSASAAWAALRAASPLAALKWELGDLWANDDLSPAAVMTLGESPLLLSARAAVAELWSTERTEESGADGREETVTEPVEETPLETTGETDNGVPARTLVPTDPSGYTVCGRSYISNSTDHALTVTELSEPFDARLADGEPQILILHTHGSEAYTPPPGTDIVWSGNYRTTDSRYNVVGVGDEMAEVFTAAGISVLHDRTLYDYSSYNDAYNNALAAIETYLAEYPSIRFILDVHRDAIGDAEGNQYKVISEIDGVGTSAQMTLVMGSDGSGLAHEHWMENLKLAVALQDNILQSYPTLMRPILLRNSRYNQHATTGSLLVEVGAAGNSPEEAALAGRLFAQQMADYLIDLGK